The window ATCGCTAATACCAAAGAATGTGCCTAGTTGATTCACAGAAGATAACGCCCAGAGCTGAAGCGCATATATAAAGCCACAAATCGCGTATTGATTATTCTCCGTCAGCTTTGCATAGGTAAAGCTCTTCACTTCTTTCAGTAAATAATCAAAGGCCAAATTCCCCCAGGGATACTTGCAAAACTCTTTGAAATTTCTAGCTCTAAGCAGACGCTCTTCTGGAATACTTGTCACCGGATTGCTTGCCATCAATATCCCTTCCACAAGGATTGTAGCTCCCAATCTTAATCTCTGATCAGCAGTAAGCTCTTTACTCTTTTCGACAAGAAGCTTAAGCAAGGTGTTTAGAGTTTGATTCTTGTTCATCCAtggatctttcttcttcttttttgttgctGAAGTCTcggcttcatcttcatctttatcaacaACACAAGGCAGACCCGTTGTCAAGTGGAATTCTCTTAGAGAAAACCTCATTAGTTGTTCTCCAAAAGTAAACCACAAACCCTTCTCGCCTATATCAATTCTCCTTAAGAGTAAGTGATGAATCAAATGCCTTGAAAACACCATAAGCTTCTGCTTCCTTCCCATCTTAATTACCGGAGCCAAGAATGAATCTTCAAGCTTCTTGAATTCTTTGCCCAAAAGGGTTTCAACTTTACCAACCAACTTCAGATTGGAGCGCTTGTTAATTCTTTGCAATACGACTCCTTTTGTACCAGTTTCGGAGATTCTTTTTGGCAAAGCAATCTTGTCATTAGACTCACTCATCGTTTCACCTGAAACAATTCAAAATGGCAATGTCAAAGATATGTTTTATAATGACTTATAAAGGTTTTGTTTATCAACACTTGTAAATCATAATAGATCATTCTAAAATCGATTAACCACATCAAAAACGAAAGAACTAGCAATGAAATATATCGCAAATGACAGAGTGAGAAGAAGAATCGCTAAGAAGAACCAATAACATTACCGGAGTTAAGAGAAATCGATGGTGAAAAGTAAGTTTTTGTAACCAAAGAAATGTAGAACGGCGGAGTATAAATAGAGATCAAAAGATGCGCTTCAGCTCTGTATCAGAAGAGACGCGAACGGAGGAAGGCGATGAAAAGTCCCGACTTTTTACCCTAATTCGTGacggttttattttttttacactaAGGCCCAATTTCGATTATCAATGTTTAAGGCCCAAGTTTATTTATGGTTTAATGCTTAGAAAACggttttataaactattatagatTAACAAGCTTctgcaaaatatttatatgctttttaaaaaattttattaacccttataaattattatatagagATTCATAAgtctttattaattattgtcaaaatttgtaaatcattttatacagatttataaatcttttaaaattgtttatagGTCTTTATATATTAccttattttataaatcttcaTAAAACCTTATAAGCCCTTCAAAataattgtcaaaattttatatagatttaGAAGCCCTTGTAAACTATTTATTGCTCTTATAAACTACACATATTTGTAagtctttataaattatttataggctTTTATAAATCATAATCTACATTTTACCTCGTGGAATCTCTTGAGGGTCTATGATTGGAGTGGCTACATCATCCATCATATCTTCTGATTCATGAGGTAATGGTAACTCCTTTCCCTACACATcattagtaaaaatatatagtttaaagataagaaaaagaagcCTATGAGAACACATATATAGGTGATAGTCTAAAACTTACATATATGGTTTCATGGTTTTGTGTTTCAGCCTCAGTGGCTTCTAAAACAGAAGTGTTTCTGTGTCTCTCGAGAGAGGATGTGATTTCTGTGGCATCATCATTCACCTTATCCTCTTCATTGGATTCTAAAACAAGTGTGATACTAGGGCTCTCTTGATCGGATCTGATTTTGGTGGCATCATCATTCAACGTATCATCTTCATCGGTGGCAAGTGTGTTACTAGGACTATCTTGACCGGGTCTGATTGGTGTGCCAGCATTATTTTCAAATTCTCTCTGCAAAAATGGTGTAGGAAGATTTTAAATTGCACcaaaaatgaatacaaattaTGTGTGAGAAAATACCTCATGTGCGCGAATCCAACTACCACCACCTAGCCACTCCATTGACAGCCTAATCTCAGTATAATTAAAAACCGCATCCTCTTTTGTGGCAGCGAAATACACTTTGTATTTGTTTTCAAGGAGAATTTCCGTCACTCGACCTTTGCGCCACCCATGGGTAACAACCACTTCAACATAGTCGTTCAGACTGTACTCTGCACAAAGATCTCGAGGAGGAGATGGCCTTATTTTGCAAATATCAACTATTAAATGTTTTCCTTCCGCTTCATCACTCGAATTTTGTGAGATTGTACATCTTTTGATCAGAAATTTTCTTCTATCATCTCCTTGTTTCCGAACTTCTGTAATTACCAATGCTCGGACCCAAATTTTTTCCTTTTCACTTTCACTAATTTCACGGGTCATTTCCACCAACTTCCCTCTCGTAAACATGTGTTGACTCAATACCTTCAATTCCAAAACAATCATATATAAGCTAAAGCCCTCaaacattcaaaattttataacttaaaacatacaaaaaaaaacaataccttGTTTTTGCTTTTGACCCATTTGGAGCCGATCCAATCAGCATGAGGTCTCAGTTGGCTTCTGATGAATCTCATTATGTCTGGTggatcatcaaagtaaaccaaaAAACTACCATCTGGCCTTTCAACTACGATAACACCAGTCCACCAACCATTATTAAAATAAGCATCCACCACCGACCCTTCCTTGAATACGACACCCTCATTCAGACACTCTGGCGGGACTGGCCGAATAAAACTTCTTTCAATAGTTTCCTTCAAAGGACTTACACCATCTTCGTTGAACATAGTTTTGTAACTAACCCGAAGCTTTTTTCCTGTTACTCTCGTCGGATTTTGCTCGAGGATAGCTCTATACCAAGAACCTCTGAACCCATCTTCTTGAATAGATACTTCTACTTCACAATCTTTGGCAATAGACAaaagttttccttttttcttcaaattatttttcatcttcCTGAGGAGGAATCGGAAATGcagatcacaaaaaaaaaatcaagaaaagaaagaaactagGTGAATTAAGATCAAATGAACGACATGCATCCAAGAAACTGAAACAAATTGAGATTTTAGATAAATCAATTAGGTTCCATACAAAAATTCAATTCGATTTTGGAGTGTATATACAAAAGCAAATAGGAATTTCAATTTGAtctaaattgaatataaaaaatcaaaagagaaTACAGTGAATGTTCTTGAATTAACTTTTGCTAAATTCGATTCAAGTTGAATTGGAACTGAAACTGAAACAGATTGAGATTTTAAGTCAATCAATTAGgtttcaaacaaaaattcaattcaatttagATTGTTGAttcaaaaatgaagatgaaACTCAATTACCTTTTGCCACGATAATGATTCAAAATGGGGAAGATTGTTGTGttgattcttcttcttgaaaTTTACGGACATAGAGAAACGATGAAGAAATgatagaaaacaagaaagcaaaaaaaaaaacgtgtcatagtgaagaagatgaagacgtGTCGCGTGAGAAGAGTTAAATTTACTGTTTTGCCATCCCTTTtggtaaatgataaaaaaacagATAAATCGTTGAGGTCATGGGTCGAACACGGGTTTCTGTCTAAATTGAAATTTTAAGCAACCTCAACTTACCACTAGACCATATTACTTACTCGTTATGATTAGCACGTATACTCATAATGTTGCTTACATATCatcatttttgtatataaactgATTTAGAAGCCTTTATAAATTGCTTCAAtcattttggttgtttatacaactttataaaccttaattcttttttgttttatgaactGATGAGCTCTTGAAAAacgatttataaatctttataacttttatatacTCCTTTATATATCGTAAATTCATTTGTAATAAaccattttgttttgattttataagaGGTTATAAACTATTTGTAATAATGTGTTATAAAGCTACTGAAATACAAATTTACCATTGAACTTTCTAAATTTAAGGAAAACCATAAATCCAAGTCATAAACTCATAATACTCAGAATTCTACAAACAAAGTTTACCAAACACGCATAAAACAGATAGTTGTTCACACATAACTATAAGCAAGCTATAAAGTTTTTGTTCATTCCCACATTAGTATTCATTGTAATTCCGAGAAGATATCAACCGCCAACTTTTCTCGGATGATTGCAATTTTTTCTTCACTCAGCTTTGTCAAATCCACTATACGCATTGCATGGCACTCTATCAGCTTCAATGCATAAACTCCACTGTCTTCTATTTTAAGAACCTTAAACAAATATGTTTTAGTAATATATTAGcagataaattataatataagttaTTTGATCTGAAGAACCTGGATACAAATCTACCATAAAGATTTATAAGCGGTTATAAAGATGTTACCTGTGGGAAACCTTCAGATACAATTTTTATCGAGAACTTGCTTGTATCCATGCTGACATCTTTGAAGAAGTAGCGAATCATGAATGGGAGAGCCATCGCATATGCATTAACGTAAGGGACCAAACTCGCATCTGTGAACTTCATTGCTGCACAATTGAATGCTGTGATATTTCTCTTCTCCAAGTTGATTACAACTCCAAGCCAATACTTCTCTGCTACTGCAATGGCCGAATAGAGGAAGTTGATATTCTTCTCTATGTTGTACTTGTCAAAGCCTGCTCCAAATTGGAAACCTTTCTTGTCATCTAAAAACTCATCATAAAACTCATCTATTTCTTCAAGAAACTTCACTCCAACAACTAAGGCAGTTTTGTTCAGAAACAAATCTGGATTGTTTATCTGTCTCAGTTTCAGCAACTCAAAACCTGCTTCAATatgctgaaacaaaaaaaaaacaaatactcaGAATAGCGATCATATAGTTTTATAAAGaagattaatataaatttataagggATTATAAAGAATTTTTGTTCACATATAGTCTAACcgtttttgaaagtttttttccCGGAGTTTCAATATCCGAAAACCACTTTGCGTTTACTATCTCTTGATTGATTCTCAGCTTCCTACATTGGACACTCATACTTTTTTATGTAGATATCTAGTTTCATGAAATATATAGcttcttataaaataaaacttacttTCTTTTGTTTGACATTTTCCATTCtctcattttttcttttcttgttttatcAACTGGCTCAAAGGGATGAAGAATCGGATGTTTCTTCCTTGCTCCTGTAAACGGTGGTTGTGTATGAATGGATGGTATTTGACCTCTTTCACTTCTTCTTAGCGGAACATTATCTGTATCAGCTTTAAACTTCTTTTGAAGTGGAGGCTCAACATCTTCGTTTACctacagaacaaaaaaaatagtccCCTTTTTACAAAGGATTATTAAgtctataaaataaatcaatactcATAAAGTTTGGAAAACAAACCTGGCTGTGTTGTTGTACcaatctcttttttattttcattagagGTTGGAAAACAGGAATCTCATAAACATCTCTCATAAGAACCTGATTCATGCAAATcgtttttatataattgtttaagAGACCTTAACGATCATGAAATAGtttataaagctttataaaaTACCTCATTTGTACCCTTTCCACTATGACTTTCTTGGGAAAGGAGATCAAACTTAGGAGACGTAAATGTTGGATTAGGCGATGAAACCTTCagacaaaatatttgaaaattagatGTTTATGCTATATACATTAAACTTTTACAAGgccttataaaatatattaattttgtaccCTTGTATCAAAGTTTGGAGTATTGAATGTTGGAGTAGGCGACGTAACctacaaaagaaataagaaattcAATTTGCCTatcactaaattaaaaaatttataaacctttatatcCTGTTTTAGATTCATACCTGCGACGTTTGTTTCAAGCAACtttctgattcaagtttttCTGTGTCTTCGTCTTGAGTGATTTTTTGTGTAGTCTCAATTTCCCCAAGAATATTCTCTTCTTCCCTTTGATGCTCTGTACCAGATTTTGCTTCTTCATCACATatctctttttcattttcatcatcCAGTGCACTTCTTCCATCGCCAGAGTTTGCTTCTTCAGCAATTGTATCTTCAGAGTTTGCTGCTTCAGCAATtgtatcttcttcattttcatcatctggtgcattttttttatcatcagaGTTTGCTTCTTCATTAATtgtatcttcttcattttcataatcttgTGCACTTCTTCTATCACCAGAACTAGCTCCATTTTCACAATCTTCTTTGTTTGGTGAACTGTcgttaaacttcaaaaaaacaaGTGAAATCATTAGAGAGGAATAACACGCGAAATTTGATAAGTAATTGGTAAAATTGAATTGGTTACCTTAACTCCTAAAACATTCTGGATCATTACTACTCGCTTATCCAAATCACGAACCATTTGGATTAGCTTATCAAGTTTCTCGCTGTTAGACATGGAATgatttttatcttttctttgcTCCTTATCCTTTTGATACTCTTCATCTTTATTTTCCTCTTCATCTGTCTtttcctcttcatctttcttttcctcttcatcttcattaTGGTTCAGATCTTCACCATGCTCTGCATCTTCGTCTTTTGTCTTGCGTTGTTGACCTATATCTTCTGTTGCAACAAACATATCCACAAAACCTTTCTCCCAATCGCTTCTCCTCATTTTGtatccttgttgaactagtTTCACAACACTGTGAAAGTCAGCATCGTCACTATGTGTTGCCCCCACCAAATGTTTGTATTCCTCAGCCAATCCAATCACTGTGCTAACCTCAACCTgtagaataaataaaacatatctaTGTAAacctcttatatattaatttatatagtccTTATAAAAGTACATTTATAATCTTGTATAAACACATGTCAAATTTACAATCCTACAAGACACCGATTTGTGGACCTTTTCAAGGAGTCCCTAGAAATCCACTTTTCAAACAATACAATacgaatatatttatatacgctTATAAAAACTCACATTGTTTATCTTCTCCAGCTCTAACACTTCAGCTATTGTCGGAGTTCTTGTTGAGTCCCAATGTAGACACAACGGATCAGAAGAAGAGGATGTCTCGCATGGCTTTCCCAAAGATTTACCAAGCACATTCACTGATGACATTGCCCACAGATTTATGGCTAGCGCAAAACCACTCACTTCATAACTATCTCCTGTCCAGGAACTTGCACTCAAACTTTTTACACTTCTCATCAAGATTCTATAAGCAGTTTTACCCCAAGCAATCTTGTGTGAGCGATAGTTCATATAACGCTGCAACCTGTCTCTCGGGATTTTAGAACTCGGATTTTCTGCCATAATTACCGCTTCTGTGAGTATTGCTGTTCCAAGGGATAATCTTTCTAGTGTTGGCATGCTTCGTGCTTTCTTTTTAAACATTTCATATAACGTTCTCACCGTAAACTTATCAATCTTGCCCAGCATCCAAATGTATGGCTTCTTCATTATTTTGAACAGCGGCTCTGTTATTGTCTGATCTTCCTCACAACGTAAGCCTGTTGTCAGATGAAATTCCCTTAGTGAAAACCTCATAGGCTGGTCCGAGAAAGTAAACCAGAGATCCTCTCCTTGCGTCAATACTCTTCGCTGCATTAGAAAATGGAACAACTCTTCTGAAAATTGAACCCTATTCCTTTTAACCAACTTCAAAATGCTCCCAATGTGAGAGTTCTCTATGAAAGAAAACTCTTCTTTTCCTAATATATCTTCCACCTTCTCGATATAATCAATCTTTGAGTGATGGATTATCGCTTTGGGATTATCTGGTGTTTCTACAGCTTCATAAACCCTCCCAGGCAATTTCAAGGTTGTGCAAAACTCGTTGCTATCCAACTGCAATACAAGACAACACTTCTTGAGTTCAcgcattttataattacttgaaaCCCACATTTATAAAGgcttataatttttcaaaaaaactcaATGTTCACTATCGATACTATTTCTCTTAGATCTAACTAGAAACATGACAATCCTCAACCAAtgttcttctattttcttataacagaaataacaaattcaaaaaatgacTTGAAACAAACAATAATTTAGGTACTTACTTGTAGAGAATCGTGAAGATAAGAATCATGAATAGGAGAATCGTGAAGAGGAGAATCGTGTATAGGAGAATCGTGTAGAGGAGAATCGTGAGGAGTAGACGACATTTTTTGAGATGAAATTTTGAATCGTATAGTCTGATTGTTATTCGTCGTCACCGGATGCTCTTTCCAGAGAGACGGCGTGACTAGTGAGAGAGAAGACCTTTTGTCGTCGCCGTTGCTAGAATCGCCGTCGTAGCTCTGTAATCTCGTCGCCTTCGATGGCGAGCTAGAGAGATTCGAGAGAAAAGGTTAAAATTGCGAGGGTTATTATTGTCTTTCGGCTACTAAACAATTAGGTATTTGTGAAAATGTCCTCCTCCTGAGTGTAAATTTGAAAAGGGGTACTCAACAAAGTGTAAATGTATAATTTCCCcaagtttatgtcacaaatatagactcaaatgatcaaaatgatcaaaatattttattaaaaatgtaaatcaatactattaaaacagaaggccCTTTTTTGAGGTATCCTTTTGTTTTAATCATATTTACAAGATACTGCCActtgaatatttttaaactatgattttaattaaattgaATTAGTTCCATTTAATACTTTTAATTAGTTTCACGAAATCATTTACTTCCAACAAAcaatatgttttcttatttaTCTTATTATCCCTTTCAACTAAAACGAGAGTATTATGTGGGTTCTATTCTATGATGATTGGTGTGAGATCTTTGATTGTGACTGGGATTTTCACGACATGGGTTCGATCAGAAAATTATGGAAAGCGGGTTCGATTGTTTCCGTTTTCTGATGGGGTTTACTCGAAATTTCGAGGTACCTTTTTGGTC of the Brassica rapa cultivar Chiifu-401-42 chromosome A03, CAAS_Brap_v3.01, whole genome shotgun sequence genome contains:
- the LOC117132521 gene encoding uncharacterized protein LOC117132521 isoform X21, whose product is MKNNLKKKGKLLSIAKDCEVEVSIQEDGFRGSWYRAILEQNPTRVTGKKLRVSYKTMFNEDGVSPLKETIERSFIRPVPPECLNEGVVFKEGSVVDAYFNNGWWTGVIVVERPDGSFLVYFDDPPDIMRFIRSQLRPHADWIGSKWVKSKNKVLSQHMFTRGKLVEMTREISESEKEKIWVRALVITEVRKQGDDRRKFLIKRCTISQNSSDEAEGKHLIVDICKIRPSPPRDLCAEYSLNDYVEVVVTHGWRKGRVTEILLENKYKVYFAATKEDAVFNYTEIRLSMEWLGGGSWIRAHEREFENNAGTPIRPGQDSPSNTLATDEDDTLNDDATKIRSDQESPSITLVLESNEEDKVNDDATEITSSLERHRNTSVLEATEAETQNHETIYGKELPLPHESEDMMDDVATPIIDPQEIPRGETMSESNDKIALPKRISETGTKGVVLQRINKRSNLKLVGKVETLLGKEFKKLEDSFLAPVIKMGRKQKLMVFSRHLIHHLLLRRIDIGEKGLWFTFGEQLMRFSLREFHLTTGLPCVVDKDEDEAETSATKKKKKDPWMNKNQTLNTLLKLLVEKSKELTADQRLRLGATILVEGILMASNPVTSIPEERLLRARNFKEFCKYPWGNLAFDYLLKEVKSFTYAKLTENNQYAICGFIYALQLWALSSVNQLGTFFGISDDGIQFPLCLHWKETKALTIEEVNRFDQMEKVDVKCILGDPGLHSDLVEDVDCEFGRVVDLVKRGYRLKRQDWLNRSVDIAVAEAEVDENNSVPGIDATDQEKIEFLNNKVVSLEERVKYLEGLLNIRGETVKETEKSKETEAATKTKVNGQNADYELDENEVLGVYIDAKRKEIAKRKKNGVRPPREVGHQDEDDVEVEVNEEQPQEEEEQQQEDDTEDDVDDGDKESENPETNEGQTQEEEEQHQEDDAEVNEEQPQEEEEQQEEEDTEDDVDDGDKESENPETNEGQTQEEEEQHQEDDAEVNEEQPQEEEEQQEEEDTEDDVDDGDKESENPETNEEQKQEEEEQQQEDDTEVNTDVDVGAKENGSENPVKGSKKRGRKVNISQCIRVYKMLFSIIYVTFFIVSSKLKDGEENEDAYEKPVKVTRKSERVTKGGEVNEDASEKPMKGTRKSKRGTKDGEENEYAYEKPVKVTRKSERVTKGKKKGVTPPREVQQQVEDHAETNEDGEGNEDASKKHVKFTKKNGRGNKEHNVGTPKSKKQKKQFEKDSADDVIGSVLEDLKNAD
- the LOC117132521 gene encoding uncharacterized protein LOC117132521 isoform X2, giving the protein MKNNLKKKGKLLSIAKDCEVEVSIQEDGFRGSWYRAILEQNPTRVTGKKLRVSYKTMFNEDGVSPLKETIERSFIRPVPPECLNEGVVFKEGSVVDAYFNNGWWTGVIVVERPDGSFLVYFDDPPDIMRFIRSQLRPHADWIGSKWVKSKNKVLSQHMFTRGKLVEMTREISESEKEKIWVRALVITEVRKQGDDRRKFLIKRCTISQNSSDEAEGKHLIVDICKIRPSPPRDLCAEYSLNDYVEVVVTHGWRKGRVTEILLENKYKVYFAATKEDAVFNYTEIRLSMEWLGGGSWIRAHEREFENNAGTPIRPGQDSPSNTLATDEDDTLNDDATKIRSDQESPSITLVLESNEEDKVNDDATEITSSLERHRNTSVLEATEAETQNHETIYGKELPLPHESEDMMDDVATPIIDPQEIPRGETMSESNDKIALPKRISETGTKGVVLQRINKRSNLKLVGKVETLLGKEFKKLEDSFLAPVIKMGRKQKLMVFSRHLIHHLLLRRIDIGEKGLWFTFGEQLMRFSLREFHLTTGLPCVVDKDEDEAETSATKKKKKDPWMNKNQTLNTLLKLLVEKSKELTADQRLRLGATILVEGILMASNPVTSIPEERLLRARNFKEFCKYPWGNLAFDYLLKEVKSFTYAKLTENNQYAICGFIYALQLWALSSVNQLGTFFGISDDGIQFPLCLHWKETKALTIEEVNRFDQMEKVDVKCILGDPGLHSDLVEDVDCEFGRVVDLVKRGYRLKRQDWLNRSVDIAVAEAEVDENNSVPGIDATDQEKIEFLNNKVVSLEERVKYLEGLLNIRGETVKETEKSKETEAATKTKVNGQNADYELDENEVLGVYIDAKRKEIAKRKKNGVRPPREVGHQDEDDVEVEVNEEQPQEEEEQQQEDDTEDDVDDGDKESENPETNEGQTQEEEEQHQEDDAEVNEEQPQEEEEQQEEEDTEDDVDDGDKESENPETNEGQTQEEEEQHQEDDAEVNEEQPQEEEEQQEEEDTEDDVDDGDKESENPETNEEQKQEEEEQQQEDDTEVNTDVDVGAKENGSENPVKGSKKRGRKVNISQCIRVYKMLFSIIYVTFFIVSSKLKDGEENEDAYEKPVKVTRKSERVTKVNISLCIMLYKMLFSIINVTFFIVSSKLKGGEVNEDASEKPMKGTRKSKRGTKVNISQCIRVYKMLFSIINVTFFIVSSKLKGGEVNEDASEKPMKGTRKSKRGTKDGEENEYAYEKPVKVTRKSERVTKGKKKGVTPPREVQQQVEDHAETNEDGEGNEDASKKHVKFTKKNGRGNKEHNVGTPKSKKQKKQFEKDSADDVIGSVLEDLKNAD
- the LOC117132521 gene encoding uncharacterized protein LOC117132521 isoform X23, whose product is MKNNLKKKGKLLSIAKDCEVEVSIQEDGFRGSWYRAILEQNPTRVTGKKLRVSYKTMFNEDGVSPLKETIERSFIRPVPPECLNEGVVFKEGSVVDAYFNNGWWTGVIVVERPDGSFLVYFDDPPDIMRFIRSQLRPHADWIGSKWVKSKNKVLSQHMFTRGKLVEMTREISESEKEKIWVRALVITEVRKQGDDRRKFLIKRCTISQNSSDEAEGKHLIVDICKIRPSPPRDLCAEYSLNDYVEVVVTHGWRKGRVTEILLENKYKVYFAATKEDAVFNYTEIRLSMEWLGGGSWIRAHEREFENNAGTPIRPGQDSPSNTLATDEDDTLNDDATKIRSDQESPSITLVLESNEEDKVNDDATEITSSLERHRNTSVLEATEAETQNHETIYGKELPLPHESEDMMDDVATPIIDPQEIPRGETMSESNDKIALPKRISETGTKGVVLQRINKRSNLKLVGKVETLLGKEFKKLEDSFLAPVIKMGRKQKLMVFSRHLIHHLLLRRIDIGEKGLWFTFGEQLMRFSLREFHLTTGLPCVVDKDEDEAETSATKKKKKDPWMNKNQTLNTLLKLLVEKSKELTADQRLRLGATILVEGILMASNPVTSIPEERLLRARNFKEFCKYPWGNLAFDYLLKEVKSFTYAKLTENNQYAICGFIYALQLWALSSVNQLGTFFGISDDGIQFPLCLHWKETKALTIEEVNRFDQMEKVDVKCILGDPGLHSDLVEDVDCEFGRVVDLVKRGYRLKRQDWLNRSVDIAVAEAEVDENNSVPGIDATDQEKIEFLNNKVVSLEERVKYLEGLLNIRGETVKETEKSKETEAATKTKVNGQNADYELDENEVLGVYIDAKRKEIAKRKKNGVRPPREVGHQDEDDVEVEVNEEQPQEEEEQQQEDDTEDDVDDGDKESENPETNEEQKQEEEEQQQEDDTEVNTDVDVGAKENGSENPVKGSKKRGRKDGEENEDAYEKPVKVTRKSERVTKVNISLCIMLYKMLFSIINVTFFIVSSKLKGGEVNEDASEKPMKGTRKSKRGTKVNISQCIRVYKMLFSIINVTFFIVSSKLKGGEVNEDASEKPMKGTRKSKRGTKVNISLCIMLYKMLFSILYVTFFIVSSKLKDGEENEYAYEKPVKVTRKSERVTKGKKKGVTPPREVQQQVEDHAETNEDGEGNEDASKKHVKFTKKNGRGNKEHNVGTPKSKKQKKQFEKDSADDVIGSVLEDLKNAD